From Microbispora sp. ZYX-F-249, a single genomic window includes:
- the bcp gene encoding thioredoxin-dependent thiol peroxidase: protein MSKLQPGDAAPDFTLTDADDHEVSLESFRGRRVILYFYPAAMTPGCTKQACDFRDNLGALTEQGFVVLGVSKDKPAKLRQFRERDALAFPLLSDTGLDVHKAYGAYGEKTNYGKTVMGVIRSTFVIDPDGKIEKALYNVKATGHVARLTKELGIS, encoded by the coding sequence ATGAGCAAGCTCCAGCCCGGCGACGCCGCGCCGGACTTCACCCTGACCGACGCCGACGACCACGAGGTCTCGCTGGAGTCGTTTCGCGGCAGGCGGGTCATCCTGTACTTCTACCCTGCGGCGATGACCCCCGGATGCACCAAGCAGGCCTGCGACTTCCGCGACAACCTCGGCGCGCTCACCGAGCAGGGCTTCGTGGTGCTGGGCGTGTCCAAGGACAAGCCCGCCAAGCTGCGGCAGTTCCGCGAGCGCGACGCGCTCGCGTTCCCGCTCCTGTCCGACACCGGTCTGGACGTGCACAAGGCGTACGGCGCGTACGGCGAGAAGACGAACTACGGGAAGACCGTGATGGGCGTCATCCGGTCCACGTTCGTCATCGACCCCGACGGAAAGATCGAGAAGGCTCTCTACAACGTGAAGGCCACCGGTCACGTCGCCCGCCTCACAAAAGAGCTGGGAATTTCCTGA